In a genomic window of Cyanobacteria bacterium GSL.Bin1:
- a CDS encoding methyltransferase domain-containing protein yields MSTTASKINFKTAPGHEVLAKAGKTVLRPGGLEATSQLLEWADFQPGETVLELAASFGKSAIWLAQRYGVRVVGIERNPESVRIAQENIRQAGLEGQVEVREGNIFNLAEITETFDYVFAEAILTMQSASGKAKILAGIEKVLKPGGIFLSHEMIAGGNREEIDRALSQVIRVNAQPLSETEWEQACAEAGLTVQQAKTGEMGLLNPKRVIEDEGLFPALKIAWNVLTQAEIRERVFQMRNTFNQYCDQLGYIAFSAIKE; encoded by the coding sequence ATGAGTACCACAGCATCAAAAATCAATTTCAAAACTGCCCCTGGACATGAAGTGCTTGCCAAAGCTGGCAAAACCGTCTTGCGCCCTGGTGGGCTAGAAGCCACGAGTCAACTGCTAGAGTGGGCTGATTTTCAACCTGGAGAAACCGTCTTGGAATTAGCCGCAAGTTTTGGTAAAAGTGCCATTTGGCTAGCGCAACGTTACGGCGTACGAGTCGTTGGGATTGAACGCAATCCTGAAAGTGTCCGCATCGCGCAAGAAAACATTCGTCAAGCGGGATTAGAAGGACAAGTGGAAGTTCGTGAGGGCAATATCTTTAACCTTGCAGAAATCACTGAAACCTTTGATTATGTCTTTGCTGAAGCCATTTTGACCATGCAGTCAGCCAGTGGGAAGGCAAAGATTTTAGCAGGGATTGAGAAGGTGCTGAAACCAGGAGGAATTTTCCTCTCTCATGAAATGATTGCCGGTGGAAATCGAGAAGAAATTGATCGCGCTCTTTCGCAAGTGATTCGGGTGAATGCTCAGCCTTTATCGGAAACGGAATGGGAACAAGCCTGCGCAGAAGCTGGATTAACCGTCCAACAAGCCAAAACTGGAGAAATGGGCTTACTCAACCCCAAACGAGTGATTGAAGATGAAGGATTATTTCCGGCGCTGAAAATTGCTTGGAATGTACTCACGCAAGCGGAAATCAGAGAGCGTGTTTTCCAAATGAGAAACACCTTTAATCAATATTGTGACCAACTCGGTTACATTGCTTTTTCGGCAATTAAGGAGTAA
- a CDS encoding cyclic nucleotide-binding domain-containing protein, protein MLATIEQLQQLWILRTLSEENLSQLQAHAEIRTFQKEEMVMIEEDQLPACLFALVEGTLQIQKTATTGKETVVRMIHAGEMFAAPAMFGNQLAPATVVCQEKCVVVMIDKNAIIDAIQETPEIALQILATFNQRLQHLHETVHGLISERATVRLARLILYQAQEYGTRQEKEGEVLNVKLPYYQMARMVGITYEECTRLLKKMETAVSYRRGGRILIHDWELMVAFTHPEEE, encoded by the coding sequence ATGTTGGCAACGATTGAACAACTGCAACAGCTTTGGATTCTCCGCACTCTCTCTGAAGAAAACTTATCGCAACTCCAAGCTCACGCTGAAATTCGGACGTTTCAGAAAGAAGAGATGGTTATGATTGAGGAGGATCAGTTGCCAGCTTGTTTATTTGCCTTAGTCGAGGGGACGTTACAAATTCAAAAAACGGCAACAACGGGAAAAGAAACGGTTGTGAGGATGATTCACGCGGGAGAAATGTTCGCAGCCCCCGCCATGTTTGGCAATCAACTTGCACCCGCTACTGTGGTGTGTCAAGAAAAATGCGTAGTGGTAATGATCGATAAAAACGCCATTATTGATGCGATTCAGGAAACCCCAGAAATCGCATTGCAAATTCTCGCCACCTTTAATCAGCGGTTACAGCATTTACATGAAACGGTACATGGTTTAATTTCCGAACGCGCAACGGTGCGGTTAGCCCGTTTAATTCTCTATCAAGCGCAAGAATATGGCACAAGACAGGAAAAGGAAGGCGAGGTTTTAAATGTAAAACTTCCTTATTATCAAATGGCGCGAATGGTCGGGATTACTTATGAAGAATGTACCCGTTTATTGAAGAAGATGGAAACCGCTGTCAGTTATCGCCGTGGGGGAAGGATTTTGATTCATGATTGGGAGTTAATGGTTGCTTTTACCCATCCAGAAGAAGAGTGA
- a CDS encoding type II toxin-antitoxin system ParD family antitoxin, with product MKATVRYSRESGRKLTPELEQIIQQQVDSGCYKSVAEIIYTGVKLLDQVEKIYQGRYEELRQEVLQGIEASNRGEVIDSQVVFPNLQAKLNEQKA from the coding sequence ATCAAAGCTACAGTAAGATATTCAAGAGAGAGTGGGAGAAAGTTAACCCCTGAATTAGAGCAAATCATTCAACAGCAAGTGGATAGTGGGTGCTATAAATCTGTTGCTGAGATCATTTATACAGGAGTCAAGCTGCTGGATCAGGTTGAAAAGATATATCAAGGGCGATATGAGGAACTCCGCCAAGAAGTGTTACAAGGGATTGAAGCCTCTAATCGCGGTGAAGTGATTGACAGTCAAGTTGTTTTTCCGAATCTTCAAGCAAAGTTAAATGAGCAAAAAGCATGA
- a CDS encoding DUF1830 domain-containing protein has protein sequence MAQILDPVPNTPSAPILCCYFNATSSIQVVRITNLENWYFERVVFPGQRLVFEALPEGLLEIHTGMMASAILSDQIPCSRLVVKESEDEAAVVEEKKESEIPAAA, from the coding sequence ATGGCTCAAATCCTTGATCCCGTTCCTAACACCCCCTCCGCTCCGATCCTTTGTTGCTATTTTAATGCCACCAGCTCTATCCAAGTGGTAAGAATTACAAATCTTGAAAACTGGTATTTTGAGCGGGTCGTATTTCCCGGACAACGTCTAGTCTTTGAAGCACTACCAGAAGGCCTTCTCGAAATTCATACTGGAATGATGGCAAGTGCCATTCTCTCAGACCAGATCCCCTGTTCTCGTCTAGTTGTGAAAGAGTCGGAGGATGAAGCGGCAGTTGTAGAAGAAAAAAAGGAAAGTGAAATTCCAGCAGCAGCATAG
- a CDS encoding insulinase family protein — protein sequence MQTLKPNSSRQSVQRTTLDNGITLIVIENPTADIIAGRLYFKNAGTRVEPLAQAGVSHLLSTVITKGTADLNATAIAEQVESVGAGLNAESTNDYFALSLKTVSPDFPEILQLLGDMIRAPSLPEAEIELEQALTQQNILAQKEQPFNLAFNQLRAQMYPQHPYGVSVLGTEETVARLTRTDLEHYHQTYFRPDQLVISLAGRITLEQAVTEVTRVFGDWQRPTTPLPKPSLPQLIAQPSEKSLNQNTQQTIIMLGYLTPSIQEADYPTLKLINTYLGNGLSSRLFVELREKQGLAYDVSAFYPTRLEPSHFVTYIGTAPQNVEVALQGLRQEVQRLCEVNLTAEELQASKNKLLGQYALAKQSNGQLAQLFGWYETLNQGIEFDDIFQASVAALSSDQLQTVAQKYLAIEPYISLVGSQ from the coding sequence ATGCAAACTTTAAAACCCAACTCTTCGCGTCAAAGTGTGCAACGGACCACTCTTGACAATGGCATTACCCTAATTGTTATTGAAAACCCCACTGCAGATATCATTGCTGGGAGACTTTACTTTAAAAATGCTGGAACGCGAGTCGAACCGCTTGCCCAAGCCGGGGTTTCTCATTTACTCTCAACGGTAATTACCAAGGGAACTGCTGATCTCAACGCCACAGCGATCGCCGAACAAGTTGAATCGGTTGGGGCGGGTTTAAATGCGGAAAGTACCAATGACTACTTTGCCCTCAGTCTGAAAACCGTATCTCCAGATTTTCCTGAGATTCTGCAATTGCTAGGAGACATGATCCGTGCGCCCAGTCTACCCGAAGCAGAAATTGAATTGGAACAAGCCCTGACCCAACAAAATATCCTCGCCCAAAAAGAACAGCCCTTTAATCTGGCATTTAATCAACTGCGGGCGCAAATGTATCCCCAGCATCCCTATGGGGTATCTGTCTTAGGAACGGAAGAAACGGTTGCCCGCTTAACCCGTACCGATCTCGAACACTATCATCAAACTTATTTTCGCCCTGATCAGTTAGTGATTAGTCTTGCGGGTCGCATTACGCTTGAACAAGCGGTGACAGAAGTAACACGAGTCTTCGGAGACTGGCAACGCCCGACGACCCCCCTACCGAAACCCTCTCTTCCCCAACTGATTGCCCAACCCTCTGAGAAATCTCTCAATCAAAACACGCAGCAAACAATCATTATGTTGGGTTATCTCACTCCTTCCATTCAAGAGGCTGATTACCCGACGCTGAAATTAATCAATACTTATCTTGGTAATGGTTTATCCTCCCGCCTCTTTGTTGAACTACGGGAAAAACAAGGACTGGCTTATGATGTCTCTGCTTTTTATCCCACCCGCCTCGAACCTTCTCATTTTGTCACCTACATCGGAACCGCACCGCAGAATGTGGAAGTCGCATTACAAGGGTTACGCCAAGAGGTGCAACGGTTATGCGAGGTCAATCTGACGGCAGAAGAATTACAAGCCAGTAAAAACAAATTGTTGGGGCAATATGCACTGGCTAAGCAAAGTAATGGACAGTTAGCGCAATTGTTTGGCTGGTATGAGACGCTCAACCAAGGCATTGAATTTGATGATATTTTCCAAGCGAGTGTAGCGGCACTCAGCAGTGACCAGCTGCAAACGGTTGCCCAAAAATACTTAGCCATTGAGCCTTATATTTCTTTAGTTGGTTCTCAATAG
- a CDS encoding DUF1727 domain-containing protein yields MKLLDRARLGLAVAITKIVTALVQKLRLGAGSVLPGEISRRLHPRLLPLLCEQVREGIILIVGTNGKTTTSLLLRSILEVNGAKVTHNATGANLINGLITALLADTNLLGKLNADYAILEVDENIFPLLLNECQPQIILGLNLFRDQLDRYGEVDIISEKWQHAIAPLPQSTVVILNADDPTLCHLGQSLPQTVLFFGLNQPQLYLEEIPHAVDSIYCPVCGASLHYEGVYLSHLGDYHCSSCDFTKAKLDINSQEWGQILVGVYNKYNTLAAVLTAQTLDISPALIKETIQNFRAAFGRAEELTVKGTPIRILLSKNPVGMNETIRTVNEIKAQGQAETVLIVLNDRAPDGTDVSWIWDVDTEKLVAQGGTIVISGDRVYDMALRIQYSKKLLHQSDLRLIIKENLKQAIDTALKETPPHHTLHILPTYSAMLEVRQLLTGRKIQ; encoded by the coding sequence ATGAAACTGCTTGATCGCGCTCGTTTAGGCTTGGCGGTTGCAATTACAAAAATTGTGACTGCCCTGGTCCAAAAATTACGTTTAGGTGCAGGAAGTGTTCTCCCTGGAGAAATTTCCCGGCGTCTTCATCCTAGACTCTTACCCCTGTTATGTGAACAAGTTCGAGAAGGGATTATTTTAATTGTCGGGACCAATGGCAAAACCACCACTTCTCTCCTGTTACGGAGTATTTTAGAAGTAAATGGGGCAAAAGTAACCCACAATGCCACAGGTGCTAACTTAATCAATGGTTTAATTACCGCCCTCTTAGCCGATACGAACTTATTGGGAAAATTGAATGCCGATTATGCCATCTTAGAAGTGGATGAAAATATTTTCCCGCTATTGCTAAACGAATGCCAGCCCCAAATTATCCTCGGCTTAAACTTATTTCGTGACCAGCTCGATCGCTATGGAGAAGTCGATATTATTAGCGAGAAATGGCAGCACGCGATCGCGCCTCTTCCTCAATCAACGGTTGTGATCTTGAATGCTGATGATCCAACCCTGTGTCATTTAGGACAAAGCCTACCGCAAACCGTCTTATTCTTCGGTCTTAATCAACCGCAACTCTATCTCGAAGAAATTCCTCATGCGGTGGACTCTATTTATTGTCCGGTGTGTGGGGCATCTCTCCATTACGAAGGAGTTTATCTGTCTCATTTAGGAGATTACCACTGTTCCAGTTGCGACTTTACGAAAGCAAAACTGGATATTAACAGTCAAGAATGGGGACAAATTTTAGTTGGAGTCTATAACAAATATAATACGTTGGCAGCGGTCTTAACGGCGCAAACCCTCGACATTTCTCCTGCCTTGATCAAAGAAACGATTCAAAATTTTCGTGCTGCCTTTGGACGAGCAGAAGAACTAACCGTTAAAGGAACACCCATCCGCATTTTATTATCAAAAAATCCAGTGGGCATGAATGAGACGATTAGGACGGTCAATGAAATTAAAGCTCAAGGTCAAGCCGAAACCGTCTTAATCGTCTTGAATGATCGCGCTCCCGATGGCACCGATGTATCATGGATTTGGGATGTGGATACGGAAAAGTTAGTGGCCCAAGGCGGTACCATTGTTATCAGCGGCGATCGCGTTTATGATATGGCACTACGGATTCAGTACAGCAAAAAACTTCTGCACCAATCCGATCTCAGGCTGATTATTAAAGAGAACCTCAAGCAAGCCATTGATACTGCCCTCAAAGAAACGCCTCCTCACCATACCCTCCACATTCTGCCCACCTACTCCGCTATGTTGGAAGTACGACAACTGTTAACCGGACGAAAAATTCAGTAG
- a CDS encoding photosystem II reaction center protein K — translation MQAALLFAKLPEAYSIFDPLVDVLPLIPVFFLLLAFVWQAAVGFK, via the coding sequence ATGCAAGCCGCTTTATTATTTGCCAAATTACCGGAAGCCTATTCAATTTTTGATCCCTTAGTGGATGTTCTGCCGCTCATTCCTGTGTTTTTTCTCCTACTCGCCTTTGTTTGGCAAGCTGCAGTGGGATTTAAATAA
- the tgt gene encoding tRNA guanosine(34) transglycosylase Tgt: MSFKFRCEHTCPQTQARAGIFETPHGQVETPRFMPVGTVATVKGLTPAQLETAAAQMILANTYHLHLQPGEAIIERAGGLHSFMGWKQPILTDSGGFQVFSLSDLRKINETGVTFRSPRDGRYIDFTPERAIAVQNALGADVIMAFDECPPYPADYEAVQLATERTERWLERCIEAHARPQEQALFGIVQGGIYRDLRTQAAKRLVEFDLPGYAIGGVSVGEPADLIHEIVAVATPLLPWDKPRYLMGVGTYREMVNAIAHGVDLFDCVIPTRLGRHGTALVKGDRWNLKNARFREDFTPLDADCPCYCCQSFSRAYLSHLVRSREMLGYLLLSLHNVTELIRFTQTIRTAILEDRFATEFADWLNDQ, translated from the coding sequence ATTTCTTTTAAGTTTCGGTGTGAACATACTTGTCCTCAAACCCAAGCACGAGCAGGAATTTTTGAAACCCCTCACGGTCAGGTCGAAACGCCTCGTTTTATGCCAGTGGGCACAGTGGCAACGGTTAAGGGATTAACGCCAGCCCAGCTTGAAACAGCGGCAGCCCAAATGATTCTGGCCAATACTTATCATTTGCATTTACAGCCTGGAGAAGCCATTATTGAGCGAGCCGGCGGTTTGCATTCCTTTATGGGTTGGAAGCAACCGATTTTAACCGATTCAGGCGGTTTTCAGGTTTTTAGTCTCAGCGATTTACGGAAAATTAACGAAACTGGCGTCACCTTTCGTTCGCCTCGGGATGGGCGATATATTGACTTTACCCCGGAACGGGCAATCGCAGTGCAAAATGCCCTCGGTGCTGATGTCATCATGGCATTTGATGAATGTCCCCCTTATCCGGCGGATTATGAGGCAGTGCAATTGGCAACTGAACGTACCGAACGCTGGTTAGAACGGTGTATTGAAGCTCATGCTCGTCCCCAGGAACAAGCCCTATTTGGCATTGTGCAAGGGGGAATCTATCGGGATTTGCGAACACAAGCCGCAAAGCGGTTAGTAGAGTTTGATTTACCCGGTTATGCCATTGGCGGCGTTAGTGTCGGAGAACCAGCAGATTTGATTCATGAGATTGTTGCCGTAGCCACGCCTTTATTACCTTGGGATAAACCCCGTTATTTAATGGGGGTGGGCACGTATCGGGAAATGGTCAACGCGATCGCGCACGGGGTTGATTTATTTGACTGTGTTATTCCCACACGTCTCGGGCGACATGGTACTGCGTTAGTTAAAGGCGACCGCTGGAACTTAAAAAATGCCCGCTTTCGTGAAGACTTTACCCCCCTCGATGCCGATTGCCCCTGTTACTGCTGCCAGAGTTTTTCTCGCGCCTATTTGAGCCATCTGGTCCGATCGCGCGAAATGTTAGGGTATCTCTTACTTTCTTTACATAACGTTACAGAATTAATCCGGTTTACTCAGACGATTCGCACCGCGATTTTAGAAGATCGCTTTGCCACTGAATTTGCAGATTGGTTGAATGATCAGTGA
- a CDS encoding adenosylcobinamide-GDP ribazoletransferase, with amino-acid sequence MKKFMSFMDELAKSWWGAVVFYTVFPLPRSWSLELGQIARFAPLIGIIIGGLLGIEDWGLSLLNVPILTRSLLVIASGIALTGGLHLDGVIDAADGLAVLDPQRRLEVMKESTTGAFGVIAAIVVVLLKVGALSEITEYRWLMLMLTTGWGRWAQVSAIALYPYLRAEGKGSFHKASFQFPQDILLGWIILVLIAIGGCFLLNLGAIVFLFLGAGTAIPLMVSGWFNYRLGGHTGDSYGAVVEWSEAFYLCVLTVI; translated from the coding sequence ATGAAAAAATTTATGAGTTTTATGGATGAGCTTGCCAAATCTTGGTGGGGGGCAGTGGTTTTTTATACGGTGTTTCCTTTGCCGAGATCTTGGTCGCTTGAACTGGGGCAGATTGCCCGTTTTGCACCTCTGATCGGCATTATCATCGGTGGACTTTTAGGCATTGAGGACTGGGGTTTAAGCCTGTTAAACGTGCCGATTTTAACGCGTTCTCTGCTGGTAATCGCCAGTGGAATTGCCTTAACAGGTGGGTTACATCTTGATGGCGTGATTGATGCAGCTGATGGTCTGGCGGTGCTGGATCCCCAACGGCGATTAGAGGTGATGAAAGAGAGTACAACTGGCGCCTTTGGCGTCATCGCAGCGATTGTTGTTGTGCTTTTAAAGGTGGGAGCCCTTAGCGAAATTACTGAATATCGCTGGTTAATGTTGATGTTAACGACCGGTTGGGGACGGTGGGCGCAAGTTAGCGCGATCGCGCTGTATCCTTATTTAAGAGCTGAAGGAAAAGGCAGTTTTCACAAAGCATCATTTCAGTTTCCACAAGATATTTTATTGGGTTGGATTATTTTAGTTTTGATTGCAATTGGGGGCTGTTTTTTGCTGAATTTAGGCGCGATCGTGTTCCTTTTTTTAGGTGCCGGAACCGCCATTCCCTTAATGGTCAGTGGCTGGTTTAACTATCGGCTGGGCGGGCATACTGGCGATAGTTACGGTGCAGTAGTGGAGTGGAGTGAAGCGTTTTATTTATGTGTTTTAACGGTTATTTAA
- the rpiA gene encoding ribose-5-phosphate isomerase RpiA — protein sequence MADPDLSKVMKQEVGKAAADRVQSNSIVGLGTGSTTAYAIQYIGERLQKGELKNIQGIPTSFQAEVLSKQYGIPLTNLDAVDHIDIAIDGADEVDPNKNLIKGGGAAHTREKVVDALADQFIVVVDSGKLVDKLGSTFLLPVEVIPMAVTPVMRKLTQLGGKPELRMGVKKAGPVVTDQGNLVIDVKFEEIPNPGKLEREINNIPGVLENGLFVGVADLVLVGEIKGNEASVREF from the coding sequence ATGGCAGATCCAGATCTCTCGAAAGTGATGAAGCAAGAAGTGGGCAAAGCAGCAGCCGATCGCGTGCAATCCAATTCCATTGTCGGCTTAGGAACCGGTTCCACTACAGCCTATGCGATTCAGTATATTGGGGAACGGTTGCAAAAGGGAGAACTGAAAAATATTCAAGGCATTCCCACCTCTTTTCAGGCGGAAGTGTTATCAAAACAGTATGGTATTCCTTTAACTAATTTGGATGCCGTGGATCATATTGATATTGCTATTGATGGGGCTGATGAAGTCGATCCCAACAAGAATTTAATTAAAGGGGGCGGTGCAGCCCATACCCGCGAGAAGGTGGTTGATGCGCTAGCGGATCAGTTTATTGTGGTCGTTGATAGCGGGAAGTTAGTGGATAAACTGGGTTCGACCTTCCTTTTACCAGTAGAAGTGATTCCCATGGCAGTGACGCCAGTAATGCGAAAACTAACCCAGTTGGGAGGAAAGCCCGAGTTACGAATGGGGGTAAAAAAAGCGGGTCCGGTCGTAACCGATCAAGGGAATTTAGTCATTGATGTTAAATTTGAAGAAATTCCAAATCCGGGAAAATTAGAGAGAGAGATTAATAATATTCCCGGCGTATTAGAAAATGGTTTATTTGTTGGTGTAGCCGATCTTGTGTTAGTTGGAGAAATTAAAGGCAATGAAGCCAGTGTTCGTGAATTTTAA